CATCAAAATCATCAATCGATTGAACAAGTTTCGTTACAAGGCCTATTTAGTCGGTGGTGGGGTCAGAGATCTGCTTATGGGCAAACGTCCAAAAGACTTTGATATAGTCACAAGTGCGACTCCAAATCAAATCAAAAGGATCTTCAATAACTGCCGAATCATCGGTAAACGATTTAAAATTGTACATATCATTTTTAAAGGCAAAATTATTGAAGTCTCGACGTTCCGATCATTACCGGAACATCGTTTGGAAAAACACAAAGCAGACAACGATTATCTCATCAAACGGGACAATTCCTTCGGTACAGCAAAGGAAGACGCGGCAAGACGCGACTTTACCATTAACTCCTTGTTTTACGATCCTAAAAACGATTCCATTTTGGATTACGTTGGTGGTTTCGAAGACATACAAAAGAAAATCGTTAGGGTCATTGGTGATCCAGATATTTCCTTCAAAGAAGATCCTGTTCGTATGTTGCGAGCTGTGAAGTTTTCTGTTTTACTTGGACTTGATATCGAGAAAAAAACCAAACTGGCAATCAAAAAGAACCGTTTGGAACTCGAAAAATCTTCCACAGCAAGACTACTAGAAGAATACAATAAAATGTTTCGCACTTGGAAAACTTCAATTATCTTTGAAGGCCTTGCGGAAAACCATTTGCTCGATGTTCTTTTCAAAGAACCAACTGATAAACTAAAAAAAACAGACCCAGAATGGCGTGAACATTTTATGGAAACGCCGCTTGGAAAAAGATTAGCAGTCACAGACAAACTCCTCTCTGCAAGAGAAGAGATGACTCCTGCTATCTTTTACTCGTTAATTTTTTATGATATCGTAAAAGATCTTTATGAAAATGATCGAGGTCACCTAGCGCATAACATCAAAGAAAGTTTGCAGCCTGTTTTTGAACGGATGGGAATTCCCAAACGAGAACAAGACAATCTGGTTAAGATTTTTATCAGCCAACCTCGTTTCCAAGTCACTGACGATGAAAAAGAAAGACAAAACTCCTTTTTCAAAAAGAAAGATTACTTCTACGATGCGTTTATGGTTTATAAAATCGTAGCCATTTCGGAAGGAAACGAATCTGCAGTGCAAACTGCATTCTTCTGGGAAATTTCTTTACGACAAAGACCGAAACCGGATAGCCACCAGTTCGGACAACAAAACCGTAAAAAAGAGCAAAATAAAAAAAGACCTCCCCGAAAGAAACACAGGGACAGA
This genomic window from Leptospira bandrabouensis contains:
- the pcnB gene encoding polynucleotide adenylyltransferase PcnB translates to MFKFLTSLFRKKADSVDSFLMYPEGKRYYRESHSIRRANIDEDAIKIINRLNKFRYKAYLVGGGVRDLLMGKRPKDFDIVTSATPNQIKRIFNNCRIIGKRFKIVHIIFKGKIIEVSTFRSLPEHRLEKHKADNDYLIKRDNSFGTAKEDAARRDFTINSLFYDPKNDSILDYVGGFEDIQKKIVRVIGDPDISFKEDPVRMLRAVKFSVLLGLDIEKKTKLAIKKNRLELEKSSTARLLEEYNKMFRTWKTSIIFEGLAENHLLDVLFKEPTDKLKKTDPEWREHFMETPLGKRLAVTDKLLSAREEMTPAIFYSLIFYDIVKDLYENDRGHLAHNIKESLQPVFERMGIPKREQDNLVKIFISQPRFQVTDDEKERQNSFFKKKDYFYDAFMVYKIVAISEGNESAVQTAFFWEISLRQRPKPDSHQFGQQNRKKEQNKKRPPRKKHRDRRGGGSQNQNQNNGTEENQFEKNDQPRSNVDSLNSESESENT